The Geothrix sp. DNA segment CCGGGTTCCGGTGCCCACTTGGCTGTCCACGGCGATCGTTCCTCCGTGGGTCTGGACGATCCCATGCACCATGGAGAGCCCGAGCCCCGTGCCCTGGCCCACAGCCTTGGTGGTGAAGAACGGTTCGAAGATGCGGGGGAGGGCCTCTCCAGGGATGCCCTGGCCTGTGTCCTCCACCTCGAGTTCGATGCGTCCTTCCCTGGTCCGACGGGTCCGCAGGGTGAGCTGTCCCCCCTGGGGCATGGCGTCCCGAGCATTGACGGCCAGGTTCATGAGCACTTGTTCCAGCTGCAGGTGGTCGCCCTTGATGGGGGCTGGCCCGGACGCCAGGTCGGTGTTGACCTGGATGAGCCCCCCCAGGATGCAACCCAGCAGGTCCGCGGTGGCCGCCACCAGCTCGTGGAGGTCCATGGGGCGAAGGTCCGGGTCGCCATGGCGGCTGAAGGCGAGCAGGGTCCGGGTGGTCCGCGCACAGCTGGTGGCCGAGGACTCCGCCAGGATGAGCCGTTGCTGCGCGGGGTGCCCGTCCGGAAGCGTCTCCCGGACCAGGTGCATCTGGCCGAGGATGGCGCTGAGGTGGTTGTTCACGTCGTGGGCGATGCCGCCGGCAAGGGTGCCCAGGGTCTCCAGCCGTTGGCTGTGCTGGAGCTGCTCCTGCAGGGCGTGCCGCTCCCGGATTTCGGCGTGGGCCCACTGCAGGGCCTGACCCACGACCTGGAACTCGAGGACCTCGTTCGAGGGCCGGTGCGGAGCGACGCCCGCGCCGACCTCTCCCGCCGCGTTGGCGAGGTCCTGGATGTCGTCCGAGAGCCTCCGTCCCACCCGGAGGCCCCAGAGAATGGGCAGCAGCATCACCACGAAGGCGGCCGCCGTGAATCCCAGCAGCTTCCCCTGGGCCGTGGCGAGCAGGTCCGCTTCAGGGATGGCGAGGACCATGTGCCACTGGGACCCCGGGTGGCGGGGGAGTTCGCTCCGCAGGATGCGGTGGCGCAGCCCGCCGAGGAGGGCCGAGGTCGAGCCGGGCGGTGGCAGGGCCACCATGGCCTGGGAGCCATGGGCATCCGAGAGCACTTGGCCCTCCTGGTCGAGGAGCCAGAGCCGGCTGCCCTGGGTCGGCCGGAGCAGCTCGAGGAAGCCCTGGAGATCCTCGGCCACAAGATCGAGCCCCAACGCGCCTTCCAGCGGCTTTCCAGGTCTCCTCAAGGGCACGAGCCAGGTCATGACAAGCCGGTTTTCCGGAGGGCCCAGGCGATAGGGCACAGACCAACGGGGCGTCTCGAGCCCGCGGGCTTCCCGGTACCATGGCCGGCTCCTGGGATCGTAGCTGTCCAAGTCACGGTAGGTCCCGGGCGCTGGGGGCTCGAGGCCCAGGGCCCCGGCCTTCTGCCAGCCCAGCTGGAAGCTGCCACCGGGGACTCTCCGGATCACCCGGCCATGCCAACCATCCGTGCCCTGCATGAGGAGGAGGGAATGCCCCTGCTCATCCAGGAAATTGAGCAGGCGGAAATCATCCTGGCTGTGCAGCCAGGGCATGAGCAGCGAGGCGTTGGCTTCGGGAGCGTCGAATGGGAGCCTCCCCTGGGTCCAATAGCTGTGAACGAGGGAGCCACCTCGCTCCACCTCCGTCAGGCGCTGGTCCATGGCCTGGACCGCGATGCGCAGCCGGGCCTCGCCATCGCGCTGGGCCTGTCCAAGCAGGAGGGTCCGGGATCCCCACCAGACCAGCCCGAGGAGGATGGCCACGAGGGGAATTTGGATGCTCAGCAGCTGGCGGGCGAGGAGGCGGCGAAGAGGGGTCATGCCCTGTCCAGGTGGGGGAAGCGGCGGTGGAATGACGAGGGTGGCTCTGGGCAGTCTAGAACACGCCCCCCGCGGCAGCCGAGGACGGCGGTCACAAGCTGGAATAGGCCCTCAGAAGCCGGCGGCCTGCCCATCCTTCCGCGACTCCGAGGCGCCGAAGTAGACCTTCTGTTTGGGATCCCAGCGGATGGCCTGGTAGCCGCCGTAGCCGCCGAACAGCCAGCCCACGCCATGGCCACGGTTCATGAGCTCCCGCACGGTCTCGTAGGGGAAGCCGCTCTCCAGCTGGATGGTGCCGGGCAGTTTGCCCTTCTCTCCGGTGGGCTCTGGCGACCCGTCGTGGCTCATGCGCGGCGCATCGCCTGCCTCCTGGGCGTTCATGCCGAAATCGATCATGTTCATCACGATCTGGGCGTGGCCGATGGGCTGGAACTCGCCGCCCATGACGCCGTAGCTGAGGAAGGGCTGGCCGTCCTTGGTGATGAAGCCCGGGATGATGGTGTGGAAGGGCCTCTTGCCGGGGGCGTAGGTGTTGGCGTTGCCCTCCTCCAGGTTGAACAGCTCGCCGCGGTCCTGGAGGCAGAAGCCCAGGTCGCCGGGCGTCATGCCGCTGCCCATGCCGCGGTAGTTGCTCTGGATGAGGCTCACCATGTTGCCTTCACCGTCGGCGGTGGTGAGGTAGATGGTGTCGCCCTCCTTCAGGGGTGGGTGGCCCGCTTCCAGCCGGCGCGCGGCGCGGTTCTCATCGATGAGGGCGCGGCGCTGGGTGGCGTAATCCTTCGAGAGCAGCCAGGACAGCGGCACCTTCATGAAGGGGGCATCGGCGTAGAACTTCGCCCGGTCCTCGAAGGTCAGCTTCTTGGCCTCGGTGAAGAGATGCACATGCTGCGGGCTGCCGAAGGGGATCTTCGAGAAATCGTAGCCCTCGAGGATGTTCAGCATCTGCAGGGCGGCGATGCCCTGGCCGTTGGGGGGCAGCTCCCACACGTCGTAGCCGCGGTAGTTCACGCTGACCGGCTCCACCCAGTCCGAGTGGTGGGCGGCCAGATCCTCATAGCTGAGGAAACCGCCCTGGGTCTTCATGTAGGCGTCGATCTTCCGGGCGATGTCGCCCTTGTAGAAGGCGTCCCGGCCCTCTTTGGCGACGGTTTCCAGCGTCTTAGCCAGTCGCGGGTTGCGGAAGACCTCGCCGCTCTTGGGGCCCCGCTTGCCGTCGACCGTGTAGGTCTCCAGGAAGCCCGGGAACTTGCCTAGTACCGGTACGCTGCGATCCCAGTAGTAGGCGATGAGTTCGGAGACCGGGAACCCTTCCTTGGCGTAGCGGATGGCCGGGGCCAGCACCTGGGCCATGGGGAGCTTGCCGAATTTCCGGTGCAGTTCGAACCAGCCATCCACGCAGCCGGGCACGCTCACGGGCAGGGGGCCATGGGGCGGGATGTGCTTGAGCCCCAGCTTCTTGAAGTGATCGAGGGTGAGGGATTTCGGCGAGCGGCCGCTGGCGTTGAGGCCATGCAGCTTCTTCGTCTTGGCGTCCCACACGATGGCGTAGAGGTCGCCGCCCATGCCGCTGCCCGTGGGCTCCATGAGGCCCAGGGCCGCGTCCGCCGCGATGGCCGCGTCGACGGCGGAGCCGCCCTGCTTCAGCACGTCCAGGGCGATCTGGGTGACGAGGGCCTGGCTGGTGCAGGCCATGCCGTGCTGGGCCGCCACTTCGGAGCGCGTGGCGAAAGCGCGGCCGGTGACGCGGTCGCCGGCCCGAACAGACAGGGCTGTGAAACCCAGGACGAGACAGGCAGTCAGGAGGCGCATGGGAGCTCCGGGGCGTGGTTCCATGTAACCACGGTTGCCTCGCATGATGAGGCTTCATTTTTGGCGCCAAGGGACCATGCTGGAGCCGAGGTGCCCCATGTCCTTCGACGCTGTCACCCGGGAGTCCTTCCTCCGCCGCTACCGCCAGGGCGCCGCGCTGCTGCGGCAGGCCTGGAACGAAGTTCCCGCCGGGGCCCGGACCTGGCGCCCCGGCGAGGGCAAGTGGAGCGCCCACGAGGTGGTGATCCACTGCGCCGACTCGGAGACCTACGCGGCCATCCGCATCCGGCTCCTGCTGGGGGAGGCCGAGCCCTTGGTCGTGGGCTACGACGAGACCGCCTGGGCGAAGCGCTTCGACTACCACGCCTCGGATCCCGAGCTGGCCCTGCACCTGGTGGAGACCGCACGCGCCCACACGGCCGCCATGCTCGACCGGCTGCCCGAGGAGGCCTGGGGCCGCATGGGCCGCCACACCCAGAGCGGACCCTATGGAACCGATGACTGGCTGCGGAGCTACGGGGAGCACCTGGAGATCCACGCGGCCCAGATCCGACGCAACCTCGCGGCCTGGCAGAACCGCTGAATCTGGAGATCCCATGCCCCTCGTCCGCATCTCCCACCGGTCCGGCGCCTCCGAAGCCTACCGGCAGGCCCTGTCCGACGGCATCCAGGAGGCGATGGCAGGCACCGTCAACGTGCCTCCGGACGACCGTTTCCACATCCTCACCGAGCATGCGGCCGGCCTGATCTTCGATGCCCACTATCTGGGCATCGAGCGGACGCCCGACTGGGTGGCCATCCAGATCACCCTGCGCCGGGGCCGGACCGTGGAAATGAAGCAGGCCCTCTACCGCCGCATCGCCGAGAACCTGGCCCGGAATCCCGGTCTGCGCGCCGAGGACATCCTGGTCTGCCTGGTGGAGAACGACCTGGCGGACTGGTCCTTCGGCAATGGCGAAGCGCAGTATGTCCGCTGAGCTGGACCTGGGCGCCTACCTTCGGCGCATCGGCCTGAAGGAACCGCCCCTGGCGGATCTGGCGGGCCTGCGGGCGCTGCACCTTGCCCATGCCACGAGCATTCCCTTCGAGAACCTGGACATCCAGCTGGGCCTGCCCATCCATCTCGACTTGACTTCGCTGCAGGCCAAGCTGGTTCGGCAGCGGCGAGGCGGCTACTGCTTCGAGCACAACACGCTGTTCCAGGCCGTGCTGAAGGCCACCGGGTTCGAGGTCATTTCCTGCGAGGCCCGGGTGCGGCTGGGGGCGCAAGTGCTGCTCCCCCGCACCCACATGCTGCTGCTGGTGCGGCTGGGCGGGAGCGACTGGCTGGCGGACGCGGGTTTCGGGGGCGAGGGCCTGCTTGGGCCGGTGCCCCTGGACGGGGCGGCCCACGTGCAGTTCCTGAACACCTACCGGGTGGGCGAGGAGGGCGGTCTGCGCGTGCTCCAGTCCTTCCATCACGGCGCCTGGGAGGATCTCTACGCCTTCGAGCCCGCGCCGCGCTTCCCCATCGACTTCGAGCTGGCCAGCCACTACACCAGCACCCATCCCGACTCGCGCTTCATCAAGACGCTCACCGCCCAGCTGCCCGGGCCGGAGGTGCGTCGGATCCTCCGCAACCGCGCCTACGCCGAGCTGCGGGGCGATCAGGTGGCGGGCCGCGAGCTGGCGCCGGAGGAAGTGATCCCCATGCTGCGGGGGACCTTCGGGATCGACGTGCCCGAGGGGGCAAGGTTCCTGGCACTGGAGGGCTGAACCCCGCCACCCGCATGGCCGGGCCGGAAAGATGGCGGAATCCTTAAGAATCCAGCCATGCCCGTCGATGATGTCCCTGCAGGGCTGAGGCCAGGCAACCGGTCTCGTCGGACCGAGGAGGGGTCTTGGCAATGTCTCCAGTGGCAGCGAGGCCTTCGGACCACCCGGCCGGTGGCATCCGGATGGTCGTCGGCGTCCTCCTCGTGGTGAACCTCCTGGTGCTGGCCTTCACCGTGGCGATCCTGCG contains these protein-coding regions:
- a CDS encoding hybrid sensor histidine kinase/response regulator yields the protein MTPLRRLLARQLLSIQIPLVAILLGLVWWGSRTLLLGQAQRDGEARLRIAVQAMDQRLTEVERGGSLVHSYWTQGRLPFDAPEANASLLMPWLHSQDDFRLLNFLDEQGHSLLLMQGTDGWHGRVIRRVPGGSFQLGWQKAGALGLEPPAPGTYRDLDSYDPRSRPWYREARGLETPRWSVPYRLGPPENRLVMTWLVPLRRPGKPLEGALGLDLVAEDLQGFLELLRPTQGSRLWLLDQEGQVLSDAHGSQAMVALPPPGSTSALLGGLRHRILRSELPRHPGSQWHMVLAIPEADLLATAQGKLLGFTAAAFVVMLLPILWGLRVGRRLSDDIQDLANAAGEVGAGVAPHRPSNEVLEFQVVGQALQWAHAEIRERHALQEQLQHSQRLETLGTLAGGIAHDVNNHLSAILGQMHLVRETLPDGHPAQQRLILAESSATSCARTTRTLLAFSRHGDPDLRPMDLHELVAATADLLGCILGGLIQVNTDLASGPAPIKGDHLQLEQVLMNLAVNARDAMPQGGQLTLRTRRTREGRIELEVEDTGQGIPGEALPRIFEPFFTTKAVGQGTGLGLSMVHGIVQTHGGTIAVDSQVGTGTRFTLSFPLAECGGADSAPRHSGKNPIESLLGLRILVAEDEIFLLDMLESALVAAGAHVSRAASGDRAWEAFQIQAFDLVLSDQRMPGCTGMELFQRIRATGSRVPFILASGQSLEAFQTPFAADARAHLLNKPFAIDDLLTLIRGLTAH
- the ggt gene encoding gamma-glutamyltransferase, producing the protein MRLLTACLVLGFTALSVRAGDRVTGRAFATRSEVAAQHGMACTSQALVTQIALDVLKQGGSAVDAAIAADAALGLMEPTGSGMGGDLYAIVWDAKTKKLHGLNASGRSPKSLTLDHFKKLGLKHIPPHGPLPVSVPGCVDGWFELHRKFGKLPMAQVLAPAIRYAKEGFPVSELIAYYWDRSVPVLGKFPGFLETYTVDGKRGPKSGEVFRNPRLAKTLETVAKEGRDAFYKGDIARKIDAYMKTQGGFLSYEDLAAHHSDWVEPVSVNYRGYDVWELPPNGQGIAALQMLNILEGYDFSKIPFGSPQHVHLFTEAKKLTFEDRAKFYADAPFMKVPLSWLLSKDYATQRRALIDENRAARRLEAGHPPLKEGDTIYLTTADGEGNMVSLIQSNYRGMGSGMTPGDLGFCLQDRGELFNLEEGNANTYAPGKRPFHTIIPGFITKDGQPFLSYGVMGGEFQPIGHAQIVMNMIDFGMNAQEAGDAPRMSHDGSPEPTGEKGKLPGTIQLESGFPYETVRELMNRGHGVGWLFGGYGGYQAIRWDPKQKVYFGASESRKDGQAAGF
- a CDS encoding DinB family protein: MSFDAVTRESFLRRYRQGAALLRQAWNEVPAGARTWRPGEGKWSAHEVVIHCADSETYAAIRIRLLLGEAEPLVVGYDETAWAKRFDYHASDPELALHLVETARAHTAAMLDRLPEEAWGRMGRHTQSGPYGTDDWLRSYGEHLEIHAAQIRRNLAAWQNR
- a CDS encoding tautomerase family protein, giving the protein MPLVRISHRSGASEAYRQALSDGIQEAMAGTVNVPPDDRFHILTEHAAGLIFDAHYLGIERTPDWVAIQITLRRGRTVEMKQALYRRIAENLARNPGLRAEDILVCLVENDLADWSFGNGEAQYVR
- a CDS encoding arylamine N-acetyltransferase family protein — translated: MSAELDLGAYLRRIGLKEPPLADLAGLRALHLAHATSIPFENLDIQLGLPIHLDLTSLQAKLVRQRRGGYCFEHNTLFQAVLKATGFEVISCEARVRLGAQVLLPRTHMLLLVRLGGSDWLADAGFGGEGLLGPVPLDGAAHVQFLNTYRVGEEGGLRVLQSFHHGAWEDLYAFEPAPRFPIDFELASHYTSTHPDSRFIKTLTAQLPGPEVRRILRNRAYAELRGDQVAGRELAPEEVIPMLRGTFGIDVPEGARFLALEG